From one Catenuloplanes nepalensis genomic stretch:
- a CDS encoding DMT family transporter, with amino-acid sequence MAWFILIVSGVLETVWAIALEKSDGFSRRLPTSIFGVALVLSMAGLGYALRTIPVGTGYAVWVGIGAVGTAIVGMTVLGESASLPRILCLMLVICGVAGLKFFH; translated from the coding sequence ATGGCTTGGTTCATTCTCATCGTCTCCGGCGTCCTCGAGACCGTCTGGGCGATCGCGCTGGAGAAGAGCGACGGCTTCTCGCGCCGGCTCCCCACCTCGATCTTCGGGGTCGCGCTCGTGCTCAGCATGGCCGGTCTCGGCTACGCCCTGCGCACGATCCCGGTCGGCACCGGTTACGCGGTCTGGGTCGGGATCGGCGCGGTCGGCACCGCGATCGTCGGCATGACCGTGCTGGGCGAGTCCGCCTCGCTCCCCCGGATCCTCTGCCTGATGCTGGTCATCTGCGGCGTCGCCGGGCTCAAGTTCTTCCACTAA
- a CDS encoding DUF3291 domain-containing protein, with translation MTGYHLAHFNAARLRAPLDDPAIAGFVAGLGPINALADRSPGLVWRLAEGPAGDATTVRPAEPDVIVTLSVWESLEALRAFTYQSEHLDYLRQRRDWFVPLGYRASLVLWWIPAGTLPTPEEGVARLRALGANGPSPDAFTFRAPFPAPTDAGPSPLPLHA, from the coding sequence ATGACCGGCTATCACCTCGCCCACTTCAACGCCGCCCGCCTCCGCGCGCCGCTGGACGACCCGGCCATCGCCGGCTTCGTCGCGGGCCTCGGTCCGATCAACGCGCTGGCCGACCGCTCACCCGGCCTCGTCTGGCGGCTGGCCGAGGGGCCCGCCGGCGACGCCACCACGGTTCGGCCGGCCGAGCCGGACGTGATCGTCACGCTGTCGGTGTGGGAGTCGCTGGAGGCGCTGCGAGCATTCACCTACCAGAGCGAGCACCTCGACTACCTCCGGCAGCGGCGGGACTGGTTCGTCCCGCTCGGCTACCGCGCGTCGCTGGTGCTCTGGTGGATCCCGGCCGGCACGCTCCCGACGCCGGAGGAGGGCGTGGCCCGGCTGCGCGCGCTCGGCGCGAACGGCCCGTCGCCGGACGCGTTCACGTTCCGCGCGCCGTTTCCCGCCCCCACCGATGCGGGCCCGTCACCGCTCCCGCTCCACGCATGA
- a CDS encoding CinA family protein yields MPEDSSVAAAVVHALTRAGQTVAAAESLTGGLVSSTLVDVPGASAAFRGGFVVYATELKATLAGVSAPLLAERGPVDPDVAAALAEGVRARCDADWGLATTGVAGPEPQDGMPVGLVYVAVAGPGGTEVRRLGLTGDRAAIRVSTVTEALRLLADRLGVSVLPRAVA; encoded by the coding sequence GTGCCTGAGGATTCGTCCGTCGCCGCCGCGGTGGTCCACGCGCTGACCCGGGCCGGCCAGACCGTCGCGGCCGCCGAGTCGCTCACCGGCGGCCTGGTCTCGTCCACGCTGGTGGACGTGCCCGGCGCGAGCGCGGCGTTCCGGGGCGGCTTCGTGGTCTACGCGACCGAGCTGAAGGCGACGCTGGCCGGCGTGTCCGCGCCGCTGCTGGCCGAGCGCGGCCCGGTCGACCCGGACGTGGCGGCCGCGCTGGCCGAGGGCGTGCGTGCGCGGTGCGACGCGGACTGGGGGCTGGCCACCACGGGCGTGGCCGGGCCGGAGCCGCAGGACGGGATGCCGGTCGGGCTGGTCTACGTGGCCGTGGCCGGGCCGGGCGGTACCGAGGTGCGGCGGCTCGGCCTGACCGGCGACCGGGCGGCGATCCGGGTGAGCACGGTCACCGAGGCGCTGCGGCTGCTGGCGGACCGACTCGGGGTGAGTGTGCTGCCGCGGGCGGTGGCATAG
- a CDS encoding FtsK/SpoIIIE family DNA translocase — MAGRTSPAKRRTTPAARTGTSSSRTPASSRARTPAARKPAARRPAPRARRSSVNPLLIAAGGLGALWMFVANGVGWSVRQVGRGAASARDLDPAHRRDGTGLLMLGLAILIAVAVWFESAGPVGAWLADTIRLFFGAVSIAIPLLLFYGAFRLMREPSDPEHRGSGLVGWTAVLVASDALLHVAQRPVSDQQLDYAGGLIGYGVGALLVAAVTPWVAVPLLVLLLLFGVLVVTATPINKIPERLGDLFEAFAGGRPAGGRSRHDLDDEEPDDNEAEDEDEPPRPARRRAARRKAGSHVDAAADESMDAPPPPPPVPDDGFDELLDDMHDTVALPKITKLKKASGKIVAPEHSPAPPTRAEQLAITAIEGDYKLPPPDLLLAGAAAKKASKANEEITAALEGVFDQFGVDAQVTGFTRGPTVTRYAVELGRGVKVERITQLSRNIAYAVKSADVRILSPIPGKSAVGVEIPNSDPENVALGDVLRSYNATSNDHPMIAALGKDIEGGFVVANLAKMPHILIAGATGAGKSSCLNSLLVSILTRATPDEVRLLLIDPKRVEMTSYEGIPHLVTPIVTDPKKAATALEWVVGEMDMRYDDLAANGVRHIDDFNRKVRNGEITAPPGVERELKPYPYLLVIVDELADLMMVAPRDVEDSIVRITQLARAAGIHLVLATQRPSVDVVTGLIKANVPSRLAFATSSLADSRVILDQPGAEKLLGRGDGLFLPMGASKPTRIQGAWITEAEIAAVVKFCKDQREPEFKAHVTEAVADPRKQIDEEVGDDLDLLLQAIELVVTSQFGSTSMLQRKLRVGFAKAGRLMDLMESRGIVGPSEGSKARDVLIKPDELEEALAALRP, encoded by the coding sequence ATGGCAGGTCGTACCTCTCCGGCGAAGCGGCGGACCACGCCGGCGGCGCGGACGGGCACATCCTCCTCGCGGACCCCGGCGTCGTCGCGCGCCCGCACGCCCGCGGCCCGGAAACCGGCCGCCCGGCGCCCCGCGCCGCGCGCCCGGCGGAGCAGCGTCAACCCGCTGCTGATCGCGGCCGGCGGGCTCGGCGCACTGTGGATGTTCGTGGCCAACGGCGTCGGCTGGAGCGTGCGCCAGGTCGGCCGCGGCGCCGCCAGCGCCCGCGACCTGGACCCGGCGCATCGCCGGGACGGCACCGGGCTGCTCATGCTCGGCCTGGCCATCCTGATCGCGGTCGCGGTCTGGTTCGAGTCGGCCGGCCCGGTCGGCGCCTGGCTCGCGGACACGATCCGGCTCTTCTTCGGCGCGGTCTCGATAGCGATCCCGCTGCTGCTCTTCTACGGCGCGTTCCGGCTGATGCGCGAGCCGTCCGATCCGGAGCACCGCGGCAGCGGCCTGGTCGGCTGGACCGCGGTGCTGGTCGCCAGCGACGCGTTGCTGCACGTGGCCCAGCGCCCGGTCAGCGACCAGCAGCTCGACTACGCCGGCGGCCTGATCGGCTACGGCGTGGGCGCCCTGCTGGTCGCGGCCGTGACGCCGTGGGTGGCCGTACCGCTGCTGGTCCTGCTGTTGCTCTTCGGTGTGCTGGTGGTGACGGCCACGCCGATCAACAAGATCCCGGAGCGGCTCGGTGACCTGTTCGAGGCGTTCGCCGGTGGCCGCCCGGCCGGTGGCCGCTCCCGTCACGACCTCGACGACGAGGAACCGGACGACAACGAGGCCGAGGACGAGGACGAGCCGCCGCGGCCCGCGCGCCGCCGCGCCGCCCGCCGTAAGGCCGGCTCGCACGTGGACGCCGCGGCCGACGAGTCGATGGACGCGCCGCCGCCCCCGCCGCCGGTCCCGGACGACGGGTTCGACGAGCTGCTCGACGACATGCACGACACGGTCGCGCTGCCGAAGATCACCAAGCTGAAGAAGGCGTCCGGCAAGATCGTCGCGCCGGAGCACTCGCCCGCGCCGCCGACCCGCGCGGAGCAGTTGGCGATCACCGCGATCGAGGGCGACTACAAGCTGCCGCCGCCGGATCTGCTGCTCGCGGGCGCGGCCGCGAAGAAGGCCAGCAAGGCCAACGAGGAGATCACCGCGGCGCTGGAGGGCGTGTTCGACCAGTTCGGCGTGGACGCGCAGGTCACCGGCTTCACCCGGGGCCCGACCGTCACGCGGTACGCGGTGGAGCTCGGCCGCGGTGTCAAGGTCGAGCGGATCACCCAGCTGTCCCGCAACATCGCCTACGCCGTGAAGTCCGCGGACGTGCGGATCCTCAGCCCGATCCCGGGGAAGTCCGCGGTCGGCGTGGAGATCCCGAACTCGGACCCGGAGAACGTCGCGCTCGGCGACGTGCTGCGGTCGTACAATGCCACGTCGAACGACCACCCGATGATCGCCGCGCTCGGCAAGGACATCGAGGGCGGGTTCGTGGTGGCGAACCTGGCGAAGATGCCGCACATCCTGATCGCGGGTGCGACCGGCGCGGGCAAGTCCTCCTGCCTGAACTCGCTGCTGGTCTCGATCCTGACCCGGGCCACGCCGGACGAGGTGCGGCTGCTGCTGATCGACCCGAAGCGCGTGGAGATGACCTCCTACGAGGGCATCCCGCACCTGGTCACGCCGATCGTCACGGACCCGAAGAAGGCCGCGACCGCGCTGGAGTGGGTCGTCGGCGAGATGGACATGCGCTACGACGACCTCGCGGCGAACGGGGTCCGGCACATCGACGACTTCAACCGCAAGGTGCGCAACGGTGAGATCACGGCGCCGCCCGGTGTGGAGCGGGAGCTGAAGCCGTACCCCTATCTGCTGGTGATCGTGGACGAGCTGGCCGACCTGATGATGGTGGCGCCGCGCGACGTCGAGGACTCGATCGTGCGGATCACCCAGCTGGCCCGCGCGGCCGGCATCCACCTGGTACTGGCCACCCAGCGGCCGTCCGTGGACGTGGTCACCGGCCTGATCAAGGCGAACGTGCCGTCCCGCCTGGCGTTCGCCACCTCGTCGCTGGCCGACTCCCGGGTCATCCTGGACCAGCCCGGCGCGGAGAAGCTGCTCGGCCGCGGCGACGGCCTGTTCCTGCCGATGGGCGCGTCGAAGCCGACCCGGATCCAGGGCGCGTGGATCACCGAGGCGGAGATCGCCGCGGTGGTGAAGTTCTGCAAGGACCAGCGCGAGCCGGAGTTCAAGGCGCACGTGACCGAGGCGGTCGCGGATCCGAGGAAGCAGATCGACGAGGAGGTCGGCGACGACCTCGACCTGCTGCTGCAGGCGATCGAGCTGGTGGTGACCAGCCAGTTCGGTTCGACCTCGATGCTTCAGCGGAAGCTGCGCGTCGGCTTCGCCAAGGCCGGCCGCCTGATGGACCTGATGGAGTCCCGCGGGATCGTCGGCCCGTCCGAGGGCTCCAAGGCCCGCGACGTCCTGATCAAGCCGGACGAGCTGGAAGAGGCCCTGGCCGCGCTGCGCCCCTAG
- a CDS encoding DUF397 domain-containing protein, translating to MNSAAQWRKSTYCDTASCVEVSDLSQGVIGLRDGKNPSGPVLRFSASEWHAFLDMLKLENMV from the coding sequence ATGAATTCAGCTGCACAATGGCGCAAAAGCACCTATTGTGACACCGCTTCGTGCGTCGAGGTGTCCGATCTATCGCAAGGCGTGATCGGCCTGCGCGACGGAAAGAATCCGTCCGGGCCGGTCCTGCGCTTTTCCGCATCCGAGTGGCATGCGTTTCTCGACATGCTCAAGCTAGAGAATATGGTCTGA
- a CDS encoding helix-turn-helix domain-containing protein, which produces MVLLRRVIGDALRARRQGQHRTLREVSTAANMSLGYLSEIERGQKEASSELLAAICDALGAQLSEVLREVADTMALAEQMQGVLVPVQDDAKSPAEDHPIRQVRAEGDVSVSVRQDTPLKATLRATRTPRPGDRGRDVIYAA; this is translated from the coding sequence ATGGTCCTGCTACGCCGGGTGATCGGTGATGCACTTCGTGCGCGCCGGCAGGGACAGCACCGGACCCTGCGCGAGGTGTCGACCGCGGCCAACATGAGCCTGGGATACCTCTCCGAGATCGAGCGAGGGCAGAAAGAGGCGTCCAGCGAGCTGCTGGCCGCGATCTGCGACGCGCTCGGCGCTCAGCTCTCCGAGGTGCTGCGCGAGGTCGCCGACACGATGGCGCTCGCCGAGCAGATGCAGGGCGTGCTGGTGCCGGTGCAGGACGACGCGAAGTCGCCGGCCGAGGATCACCCGATCCGCCAGGTGCGCGCCGAGGGCGACGTCTCCGTCTCGGTCCGCCAGGACACCCCACTCAAGGCCACGCTCCGCGCGACCCGCACGCCCCGTCCGGGCGACCGCGGCCGCGACGTGATCTACGCCGCCTGA
- a CDS encoding DUF397 domain-containing protein, producing MASVEVAHVAWRRSTRCDTSSCVEVANGNAGTRVRNSTDPAGPVLIFSVGAWQALLEKIDRFC from the coding sequence ATGGCAAGCGTTGAGGTGGCCCACGTGGCCTGGCGGCGTAGCACGCGATGCGACACCAGTTCCTGCGTGGAGGTCGCGAACGGGAATGCCGGAACGCGTGTCCGGAACAGCACCGATCCGGCCGGCCCGGTGCTGATCTTTTCGGTGGGGGCGTGGCAGGCCCTGCTCGAAAAGATCGACAGGTTCTGCTGA
- the rimO gene encoding 30S ribosomal protein S12 methylthiotransferase RimO, producing the protein MVSVTPSSPSRRVAMLTLGCARNEVDSEELAARLDAEGWQVGTDAENADVVLVNTCGFVEKAKQDSIDTLLAAHETGAKVVAAGCMSERYGKDLAQSLPEASAVLGFDDYPDISARLNAVLNGEKLDAHTPRDRRELLPITPVARRDTTVVVPGHSVVDAATPAHLRPVLRRRLESGPVASLKLASGCDRKCAFCAIPTFRGAFVSRKPDELLAEAEWLAGTGVRELVLVSENSTSYGKDLGDPRLLEKLLPQLAAVTGIVRVRASYLQPAETRPGLVEAIANTPGVAPYFDLSFQHSSEPVLRRMRRFGSTDRFLDLLASARKLSPEAGARSNFIVGFPGETRADVDELIRFLTEARLDAAGVFDYSDEDGTEAAGMTGKVRKSTIKRRYDEVVALVDELVNQRAEERIGSTVEVLVDSISDGEVEGRAHHQAPEVDGSTMLVAGDRGVDVGALRPGDFVRATVTGTEGVDLIAVPTEMISAAAVR; encoded by the coding sequence CTGGTGTCTGTAACACCTTCTTCTCCCAGCCGGCGCGTCGCCATGCTCACTCTGGGGTGCGCCCGTAACGAGGTCGACTCCGAGGAGCTGGCCGCCCGTCTCGACGCGGAGGGCTGGCAGGTCGGCACGGACGCGGAGAACGCGGACGTCGTCCTGGTCAACACCTGCGGCTTCGTAGAGAAGGCGAAACAGGACTCGATCGACACGCTGCTCGCCGCGCACGAGACCGGTGCCAAGGTCGTCGCCGCGGGCTGCATGTCCGAGCGCTACGGCAAGGACCTCGCGCAGAGCCTGCCCGAGGCGTCCGCCGTGCTCGGCTTCGACGACTACCCGGACATCTCCGCCCGGCTGAACGCGGTGCTCAACGGCGAGAAGCTGGACGCGCACACGCCGCGCGACCGCCGTGAGCTGCTGCCGATCACGCCGGTCGCGCGCCGGGACACCACGGTCGTGGTCCCGGGCCACTCGGTGGTCGACGCGGCCACGCCCGCGCACCTGCGCCCGGTGCTGCGCCGCCGGCTGGAGTCCGGGCCGGTCGCCTCGCTGAAGCTGGCCAGCGGCTGCGACCGCAAGTGCGCGTTCTGCGCGATCCCGACGTTCCGCGGCGCGTTCGTCTCCCGCAAGCCGGACGAGTTGCTGGCCGAGGCCGAGTGGCTGGCCGGCACCGGCGTCCGCGAGCTGGTCCTGGTCAGCGAGAACTCGACGTCGTACGGCAAGGATCTGGGCGACCCGCGCCTGCTGGAGAAGCTGCTCCCGCAGCTGGCCGCGGTGACCGGCATCGTCCGGGTCCGGGCCAGCTACCTGCAGCCCGCGGAGACCCGGCCCGGCCTGGTCGAGGCGATCGCGAACACGCCGGGCGTCGCGCCCTACTTCGACCTGTCGTTCCAGCACTCCAGCGAGCCGGTGCTGCGGCGGATGCGCCGGTTCGGCTCCACCGACCGGTTCCTGGACCTGCTCGCCTCCGCGCGGAAGCTGTCGCCGGAGGCGGGCGCGCGCAGCAACTTCATCGTCGGCTTCCCCGGCGAGACCCGGGCGGACGTGGACGAACTGATCCGCTTCCTGACCGAGGCCCGGCTGGACGCGGCCGGCGTCTTCGACTACAGCGACGAGGACGGCACCGAGGCCGCCGGCATGACCGGCAAGGTCCGCAAGAGCACCATCAAGCGGCGGTACGACGAGGTCGTCGCGCTCGTCGACGAGCTGGTCAACCAGCGCGCCGAGGAGCGGATCGGCAGCACGGTCGAGGTGCTGGTCGACTCGATCTCCGACGGCGAGGTCGAGGGCCGCGCCCACCACCAGGCCCCGGAGGTCGACGGCTCGACCATGCTGGTGGCCGGCGACCGGGGTGTGGACGTCGGCGCGCTACGGCCCGGTGACTTCGTGCGCGCGACCGTGACCGGCACCGAGGGCGTGGACCTGATCGCCGTGCCCACCGAGATGATCTCAGCGGCGGCCGTCCGGTGA
- a CDS encoding helix-turn-helix domain-containing protein, translating into MTAQDPPAVARRRVRLALRNARQRRKLTQQQVADALEWSLSKVQRIESGDVSISTTDLRAALALLGIADPRRIAQLIEDAKASRRQRWWTTAEYREHLSPAMLQLLQFESEATAIRVFQATLIPGVLQTRAYAGWIQHFWAGDIPHADMKVRVELRTRRGESLFEVPDPPKYLLILDESVLHREVGGAEVFAEQLEYLLEKIRQERVTVRFVPFSDAVKLVMLGSFTILELPDEEDVFLYQEEGWGDSMHHSLATIHRYREIFEQAWEASFPPDVSARLIESCVLRLRTLLDRQRHSA; encoded by the coding sequence ATGACCGCGCAGGACCCGCCCGCGGTCGCCCGCCGCCGAGTCCGGCTGGCGCTGCGCAACGCACGCCAGCGCCGGAAGCTGACGCAGCAGCAGGTGGCGGATGCGCTGGAGTGGTCGCTCTCCAAGGTTCAGCGCATCGAGAGCGGCGATGTCAGCATCTCCACCACGGATCTGCGCGCCGCGCTCGCGCTGCTCGGCATCGCCGATCCACGGCGCATCGCGCAGCTGATCGAGGACGCGAAGGCCAGTCGCCGGCAGCGCTGGTGGACCACGGCGGAGTACCGCGAGCATCTGAGCCCGGCGATGCTGCAGTTGCTGCAGTTCGAGTCGGAGGCGACCGCGATCCGGGTGTTCCAGGCGACGCTCATTCCGGGCGTCCTGCAGACACGCGCCTATGCGGGCTGGATCCAGCATTTCTGGGCCGGCGACATTCCGCACGCCGATATGAAGGTGCGCGTCGAACTGCGCACCCGGCGCGGCGAGAGCCTGTTCGAGGTGCCGGATCCGCCGAAATACCTGCTGATCCTGGACGAGTCCGTGTTGCACCGGGAGGTCGGCGGCGCCGAGGTCTTCGCGGAGCAACTGGAGTACCTGTTGGAGAAGATCCGGCAGGAGCGGGTGACGGTGCGTTTCGTGCCCTTCTCCGACGCGGTCAAGCTCGTGATGCTGGGCTCCTTCACCATCCTCGAGCTGCCGGACGAGGAGGACGTCTTCCTCTATCAGGAGGAGGGCTGGGGCGATTCGATGCATCACTCGCTGGCCACGATCCACCGGTACCGGGAGATCTTCGAACAGGCCTGGGAGGCGAGCTTCCCACCCGACGTGTCGGCTCGTTTGATTGAAAGTTGTGTGCTGAGGCTCCGGACCCTGCTAGACAGGCAGCGGCACTCTGCCTAG
- a CDS encoding DUF2784 domain-containing protein: MGYEVLVVVALVLHFGFLAYLAVGGYLAWWWPRTIWLHLITAGWGVTVVVASLTCPLTDLERWARAGAGQSVPDTGFIDRYLTGVIYPEDHVWTARIVLGAVVVVSWTGFVLRWRRRRAQQQARISGQAATYR; encoded by the coding sequence GTGGGCTATGAAGTGCTGGTCGTGGTCGCTCTGGTGCTGCACTTCGGGTTCCTGGCGTACCTGGCGGTGGGTGGCTACCTCGCGTGGTGGTGGCCGCGGACGATCTGGCTGCACCTGATCACGGCCGGGTGGGGTGTCACCGTCGTGGTCGCGTCGCTGACCTGCCCGCTGACCGATCTGGAGCGCTGGGCGCGCGCCGGCGCGGGTCAGTCCGTGCCGGACACCGGGTTCATCGACCGTTACCTGACGGGTGTGATCTATCCCGAGGATCACGTGTGGACGGCCCGGATCGTGCTGGGGGCCGTCGTCGTCGTCTCCTGGACCGGGTTCGTGCTGCGATGGCGACGCCGGCGGGCGCAGCAGCAGGCGCGCATTTCCGGGCAAGCCGCGACATATCGGTGA
- a CDS encoding helix-turn-helix transcriptional regulator translates to MDDSGLTAVSALTDGVRRAAYREVISAGGVPVGRDEVAAALGVGRTLAAHHLDKLVDAGLLEVTYARRTGRSGPGAGRPAKLYRVAAAEHEVSVPPRAYRTAAELLAEAVERTGADVALFDAARAHGRAAPSAASAASAASAAEVLAAHGYLPHEEDGRIELRNCPFHRLAGQFPPLICGMNLAIVEGLLEGHGLDAAWEARMDAAPGRCCVTLSNSKNKSD, encoded by the coding sequence ATGGACGACTCAGGCCTCACCGCCGTCTCCGCGCTGACCGACGGCGTGCGGCGCGCAGCCTACCGCGAGGTGATCTCGGCGGGCGGCGTGCCGGTCGGCCGGGACGAGGTCGCGGCCGCGCTCGGCGTGGGCCGCACGCTCGCGGCCCACCACCTCGACAAACTGGTGGACGCGGGGCTGCTGGAGGTCACCTACGCGCGTCGCACCGGCCGTTCCGGGCCGGGCGCGGGCCGGCCGGCGAAGCTCTACCGGGTGGCCGCGGCCGAGCACGAGGTGAGCGTGCCGCCGCGCGCCTACCGCACCGCGGCCGAGTTGCTGGCGGAGGCGGTCGAGCGGACGGGTGCGGACGTCGCGCTCTTCGACGCGGCCCGCGCGCACGGCCGCGCCGCCCCCTCAGCGGCTTCCGCGGCTTCCGCGGCTTCCGCGGCAGAGGTGCTGGCCGCGCACGGATACCTGCCGCATGAGGAGGACGGCCGGATCGAGCTGCGCAACTGCCCGTTCCACCGGCTGGCCGGGCAGTTCCCGCCGTTGATCTGTGGCATGAACCTGGCGATCGTCGAAGGACTGCTGGAGGGCCACGGTCTGGACGCGGCTTGGGAGGCGCGGATGGACGCGGCACCGGGTCGCTGCTGCGTCACACTTTCCAACTCTAAAAACAAATCTGATTGA
- the pgsA gene encoding CDP-diacylglycerol--glycerol-3-phosphate 3-phosphatidyltransferase → MPSGDPTPVATEATEAPEAPIHNPANILTLVRLMLVPVFVVLVVWSGFDESFLQVIAAVVFLVASLTDFVDGWVARRFGYVTRLGKVADPIADKALTGAALVLFSLYDLLPWWATAVILVREWGITLLRFWVIRYGVIAASRGGKVKTALQTLAIALYLCPLPSWLDTIAAWVMWAAVAVTVITGVDYVRQAIRLRLAARRPAPPRAVVREGDLGA, encoded by the coding sequence ATGCCGTCGGGTGACCCGACGCCCGTCGCCACGGAGGCCACGGAGGCCCCGGAGGCGCCGATCCACAACCCGGCCAACATCCTCACCCTGGTCCGGCTCATGCTGGTGCCGGTCTTCGTGGTGCTGGTGGTCTGGTCCGGGTTCGACGAGTCCTTCCTCCAGGTGATCGCGGCCGTGGTGTTCCTGGTCGCGTCGCTGACCGACTTCGTCGACGGCTGGGTGGCCCGGCGATTCGGCTACGTCACCCGGCTCGGCAAGGTCGCGGACCCGATCGCGGACAAGGCGCTGACCGGCGCCGCGCTGGTGCTGTTCTCCCTCTACGACCTGCTGCCCTGGTGGGCCACCGCGGTGATACTCGTCCGGGAGTGGGGCATCACGCTGCTCCGGTTCTGGGTGATCCGGTACGGCGTGATCGCGGCCAGCCGCGGCGGCAAGGTGAAGACCGCGCTGCAGACGCTGGCGATCGCGCTGTATCTCTGCCCGCTCCCGTCCTGGCTGGATACGATCGCGGCGTGGGTCATGTGGGCGGCCGTCGCGGTCACCGTGATCACGGGTGTCGACTACGTGCGCCAGGCGATCCGGCTGCGCCTCGCCGCCCGCCGCCCGGCCCCGCCGCGCGCCGTCGTCCGGGAGGGAGACCTGGGTGCCTGA
- a CDS encoding S1 family peptidase → MDRRRALSTAAVIATAGAAVALTFPAFAGTGAREKAGDDVSVDRALAGPEVLAALSRDFSLTTEQATDRLAAERKATEAVRTVKAAAGAAWAGAWLNDDADTLTIAVTDRALADEIRAAGAEPKIVAHSSATLDQVKAALDTNANEAAESIPGWYVDPSGNTVVVLARADVADVEATAQDFAKASGVDAATVRVETSQEAPKPLFDIVGGDAYTLGAARCSIGFAVVGGFVTAGHCGQAGADTRGVNSAPQGEFAVSSFPGDDFAVVRTNADWTPTASVNDYRGGVLPVAGAEVAPVGASICRSGSTTGLHCGEVQALNATVNYAEGTVTGLTRTSVCAEPGDSGGSFISGDQAQGVTSGGSGDCTRGGVTFFQPVAEILERNNLTLVTTGDAGTPPTVEPTTPPAEGVGCDAEGSVARDGTINRPGQRRDVVRFRAPAGTHAACLTSPQGADFDLYLQQQVNGGRWVTVARAATDSGAETLTFEGAAGNYRYRVASASGTGDFDLQFAVN, encoded by the coding sequence ATGGATCGAAGGCGAGCACTCAGCACGGCCGCGGTCATCGCCACCGCGGGCGCCGCAGTGGCGCTGACGTTCCCCGCGTTCGCCGGCACCGGCGCGCGGGAGAAGGCGGGCGACGACGTGAGTGTCGACCGTGCGCTCGCCGGGCCCGAGGTCCTGGCCGCGCTCTCCCGCGACTTCAGCCTGACCACCGAGCAGGCCACGGACCGGCTCGCGGCCGAGCGGAAGGCCACGGAGGCGGTCCGCACCGTCAAGGCCGCCGCCGGTGCCGCCTGGGCCGGTGCCTGGCTGAACGACGACGCGGACACGCTGACGATCGCGGTCACCGACCGGGCGCTCGCGGACGAGATCCGGGCGGCCGGCGCCGAGCCGAAGATCGTGGCGCACAGCTCGGCCACGCTCGACCAGGTCAAGGCCGCGCTGGACACGAACGCGAACGAGGCCGCCGAGTCGATCCCCGGCTGGTACGTCGACCCGTCCGGCAACACCGTGGTCGTGCTGGCCCGCGCGGACGTCGCGGACGTGGAGGCGACCGCACAGGACTTCGCGAAGGCCAGCGGCGTGGACGCGGCCACCGTGCGGGTCGAGACGAGCCAGGAGGCGCCGAAGCCGCTCTTCGACATCGTCGGAGGCGACGCGTACACACTCGGTGCCGCCCGCTGCTCGATCGGCTTCGCGGTCGTCGGTGGCTTCGTCACGGCCGGCCACTGCGGCCAGGCCGGCGCGGACACCCGCGGCGTGAACAGCGCGCCGCAGGGCGAGTTCGCGGTCTCCTCGTTCCCCGGCGACGACTTCGCGGTCGTCCGGACGAACGCGGACTGGACGCCGACCGCCTCGGTCAACGACTACCGCGGCGGCGTGCTGCCGGTCGCCGGCGCCGAGGTCGCGCCGGTCGGCGCGTCCATCTGCCGCTCCGGCTCCACCACCGGCCTGCACTGCGGCGAGGTCCAGGCGCTGAACGCCACGGTCAACTACGCCGAGGGTACGGTCACCGGCCTCACCCGGACCAGCGTCTGCGCCGAGCCGGGCGACTCCGGCGGCTCGTTCATCTCCGGTGACCAGGCGCAGGGCGTCACGTCCGGCGGCTCCGGCGACTGCACCCGCGGCGGCGTCACGTTCTTCCAGCCGGTCGCCGAGATCCTGGAGAGGAACAACCTGACGCTGGTCACCACGGGCGACGCCGGGACCCCGCCGACCGTCGAGCCGACCACGCCACCGGCCGAGGGTGTCGGCTGTGACGCCGAGGGGAGCGTGGCGCGGGACGGCACGATCAACCGGCCCGGTCAGCGCCGTGACGTCGTCCGTTTCCGGGCCCCGGCCGGCACGCACGCGGCCTGTCTGACCTCGCCTCAGGGTGCCGACTTCGACCTTTACCTGCAGCAGCAGGTGAACGGCGGCCGCTGGGTGACCGTCGCCCGCGCCGCCACGGACTCCGGCGCCGAGACGCTCACCTTCGAGGGTGCGGCCGGCAACTACCGCTACCGTGTCGCTTCCGCCTCCGGCACCGGCGACTTCGATCTTCAGTTCGCGGTGAACTAG